The following proteins are encoded in a genomic region of Helicobacter macacae MIT 99-5501:
- a CDS encoding DNA adenine methylase: MSASLFGDFYHFAFPQPQYLGSKYKHLDFIRECLPTHIKSVADAFAGSQSVAYFFKQNGYQVYTNDFLSFSHKIGQSLVENKRFKLSSDDIEILLRENQNPNDFNLMRELFTDVFFKEEESAFLDSFRSNIESLSKEKQPLAFSIINRSITRKVTMGHFAHTSALNYAKNEDRIKRNPNLIRPIKDIFLNLIQPYNNSIFDNLQDNKSHNLDAIEFVDLIKDKVDLIYFDPPYCGSHADYQAFYHLLETYTQYWKDKEFINGTKRYSPKKYSGFDTKADILPSFEKLFDTALQIPYWIISYNDRSFPSIDMMKELAGKYKNVEIKEKSYQNSVGGKGSVKGSKEILLVCSPKS; the protein is encoded by the coding sequence ATGTCTGCTAGTTTATTTGGCGATTTTTATCACTTTGCCTTTCCACAACCGCAGTATCTTGGCTCTAAATATAAGCATTTGGATTTTATTAGAGAATGTTTGCCTACTCATATCAAAAGTGTAGCAGATGCCTTTGCTGGCTCTCAATCGGTAGCTTATTTTTTTAAGCAAAATGGCTATCAGGTTTATACCAATGATTTTTTATCTTTTAGCCATAAAATAGGCCAATCGCTGGTAGAAAATAAGCGTTTTAAACTTAGTAGTGATGACATAGAGATATTACTAAGAGAAAATCAAAACCCAAATGATTTTAATTTGATGAGAGAACTATTTACAGATGTTTTTTTCAAAGAGGAGGAATCAGCGTTTTTAGATTCTTTTAGGAGCAACATAGAATCACTCTCCAAAGAAAAGCAACCATTAGCCTTTAGCATTATCAACCGAAGCATAACGCGAAAGGTAACAATGGGACATTTTGCTCATACAAGTGCGCTAAATTATGCAAAGAATGAGGATAGAATCAAGCGAAATCCAAACCTTATCCGCCCAATAAAAGATATATTTTTAAATCTCATACAACCATACAATAATAGTATTTTTGATAATTTGCAGGACAACAAAAGCCACAATTTAGATGCGATTGAGTTTGTGGATTTGATAAAAGATAAGGTAGATTTAATTTATTTTGACCCGCCTTATTGTGGAAGCCACGCTGATTATCAAGCCTTTTATCATCTGCTTGAGACATATACGCAATATTGGAAAGACAAAGAATTTATCAATGGCACTAAGCGTTATTCACCCAAAAAATATAGTGGTTTTGACACAAAAGCGGATATATTGCCCTCATTTGAAAAATTATTTGACACTGCTTTGCAAATACCATATTGGATTATTAGCTACAATGATAGAAGTTTCCCAAGTATTGATATGATGAAAGAGTTGGCAGGAAAATATAAGAATGTAGAGATTAAAGAAAAGTCATATCAAAATAGCGTAGGTGGAAAGGGTAGTGTAAAGGGTAGTAAGGAAATATTACTTGTTTGTAGTCCAAAGAGCTAA
- a CDS encoding phage Gp37/Gp68 family protein, translated as MKPTKIEWTQASWNPTIGCDKVSSGCKNCYAQAMAKRLQAIGNPDYKDGFAFKMLPQRLDEPKRNKKPTLYFVNSMSDLFHQKMDFGFLERIMQVIADTPHHQYQILTKRPHTMKEYFSKREIPSNVWLGTTVESSNVKPRIDLIRDLSASVKWLSCEPLISDLGEIDLRGIDWVIAGGESGANARAMKEEWVLNIKRQCEAQNVAFFFKQWGAWGSDGVKRSKKENGALLGGKIYQAYPKIVQKIPSLF; from the coding sequence ATGAAACCCACGAAAATCGAATGGACACAAGCAAGCTGGAATCCCACCATAGGCTGCGACAAAGTAAGCAGTGGCTGCAAAAACTGCTATGCCCAAGCTATGGCAAAGCGTTTGCAAGCTATTGGCAATCCCGACTATAAAGATGGCTTTGCATTTAAAATGCTCCCTCAAAGGCTAGATGAGCCCAAGCGCAACAAAAAGCCCACGCTGTATTTTGTAAATTCGATGAGTGATTTGTTTCATCAAAAAATGGATTTTGGCTTTTTGGAGCGTATAATGCAAGTGATAGCCGACACTCCACACCACCAATACCAAATCCTAACCAAGCGTCCGCACACGATGAAAGAGTATTTTTCTAAGCGTGAGATTCCGTCAAATGTCTGGCTAGGCACTACGGTAGAATCTAGCAATGTAAAACCGCGCATAGATTTGATACGCGATTTGAGCGCAAGCGTGAAGTGGCTCTCTTGCGAACCGCTCATAAGCGATTTGGGCGAGATTGATTTGCGCGGTATTGATTGGGTTATCGCAGGGGGTGAGAGCGGGGCTAATGCAAGGGCTATGAAAGAGGAGTGGGTGCTAAATATCAAAAGGCAGTGCGAAGCGCAAAATGTCGCGTTTTTCTTCAAGCAGTGGGGTGCGTGGGGGAGTGATGGAGTGAAGCGAAGCAAAAAAGAAAATGGCGCACTGCTAGGTGGCAAAATCTATCAAGCCTATCCAAAAATCGTGCAAAAAATCCCAAGCCTTTTTTAA